A single genomic interval of Juglans regia cultivar Chandler chromosome 1, Walnut 2.0, whole genome shotgun sequence harbors:
- the LOC108992513 gene encoding UDP-rhamnose/UDP-galactose transporter 5-like isoform X1 — MTSAKMADRKATLDAASWMFNVVTSVGIILVNKALMAKYGFTFATTLTGLHFGTTTLLTFLLRRLGYIQASHLPFSELLKFVLFANFSIVGMNVSLMWNSVGFYQIAKLSMIPVSCFLEVVLDKVRYSRDTKLSIVLVLLGVAVCTVTDVSVNAKGFIAALVAVWSTSLQQYYVHFLQRNYSLGSFNLLGHTAPAQAASLLLLGPFLDYWLTGKRVDAYGFSPTSLSFIILSCTIAVGTNLSQFICIGRFTAVSFQVLGHMKTILVLVLGFIFFGKEGLNLQVVLGMVIAVAGMVWYGNASSKPGGKERRSHSTATNKSLKHGGSSDSSHLDDKV; from the exons ATGACTTCAGCAAAGATGGCCGATAGGAAGGCAACTCTTGATGCTGCCTCATGGATGTTTAATGTTGTCACATCCGTCGGAATAATACTTGTCAACAAAGCCTTAATGGCCAAATATGGTTTTACCTTTG CTACGACGTTAACTGGTCTGCATTTTGGCACAACCACGTTGTTGACTTTTCTTCTTCGGAGGCTGGGATACATTCAGGCCTCTCATCTACCATTTTCTGAACTTctgaaatttgttttatttgcgAACTTTTCCATAGTTGGGATGAATGTGAGTTTAATGTGGAATTCTGTGGGATTCTATCAG ATTGCAAAGCTGAGTATGATCCCGGTATCTTGTTTTCTGGAAGTTGTCTTGGACAAGGTGCGATACTCAAGGGACACAAAACTTAGCATAGTATTAGTCCTCCTTGGCGTTGCAGTCTGTACTGTTACCGATGTGAGTGTCAATGCCAAGGGTTTTATTGCTGCTTTAGTAGCAGTTTGGAGCACTTCACTGCAGCAGTAT TATGTACACTTCCTTCAGCGGAATTATTCTCTTGGATCTTTCAACTTATTGGGGCACACTGCTCCAGCACAGGCAGCATCCCTGCTGTTATTAGGACCCTTTCTGGACTACTGGTTGACTGGTAAAAGAGTTGATGCATATGGCTTTAGCCCCACGTCCTTG TCATTCATTATACTGTCTTGCACCATTGCGGTGGGGACCAATCTCAGTCAATTCATCTGCATAGGCAGATTTACAGCTGTGTCGTTCCAAGTGCTTGGCCATATGAAGACTATTCTTGTCTTGGTTTTAGGATTCATTTTCTTTGGTAAGGAGGGTCTCAATCTACAAGTAGTTTTGGGCATGGTCATTGCTGTTGCCGGAATGGTCTGGTATGGCAATGCCTCGTCTAAGCCGGGAGGGAAGGAGCGGCGGAGCCATTCAACGGCAACCAACAAATCACTAAAACATGGTGGATCATCAGACTCTTCCCACCTGGATGACAAGGTCTAA
- the LOC108992513 gene encoding UDP-rhamnose/UDP-galactose transporter 5-like isoform X2, with protein MTSAKMADRKATLDAASWMFNVVTSVGIILVNKALMAKYGFTFATTLTGLHFGTTTLLTFLLRRLGYIQASHLPFSELLKFVLFANFSIVGMNVSLMWNSVGFYQIAKLSMIPVSCFLEVVLDKVRYSRDTKLSIVLVLLGVAVCTVTDVSVNAKGFIAALVAVWSTSLQQYYVHFLQRNYSLGSFNLLGHTAPAQAASLLLLGPFLDYWLTGKRVDAYGFSPTSLDSFSLVRRVSIYK; from the exons ATGACTTCAGCAAAGATGGCCGATAGGAAGGCAACTCTTGATGCTGCCTCATGGATGTTTAATGTTGTCACATCCGTCGGAATAATACTTGTCAACAAAGCCTTAATGGCCAAATATGGTTTTACCTTTG CTACGACGTTAACTGGTCTGCATTTTGGCACAACCACGTTGTTGACTTTTCTTCTTCGGAGGCTGGGATACATTCAGGCCTCTCATCTACCATTTTCTGAACTTctgaaatttgttttatttgcgAACTTTTCCATAGTTGGGATGAATGTGAGTTTAATGTGGAATTCTGTGGGATTCTATCAG ATTGCAAAGCTGAGTATGATCCCGGTATCTTGTTTTCTGGAAGTTGTCTTGGACAAGGTGCGATACTCAAGGGACACAAAACTTAGCATAGTATTAGTCCTCCTTGGCGTTGCAGTCTGTACTGTTACCGATGTGAGTGTCAATGCCAAGGGTTTTATTGCTGCTTTAGTAGCAGTTTGGAGCACTTCACTGCAGCAGTAT TATGTACACTTCCTTCAGCGGAATTATTCTCTTGGATCTTTCAACTTATTGGGGCACACTGCTCCAGCACAGGCAGCATCCCTGCTGTTATTAGGACCCTTTCTGGACTACTGGTTGACTGGTAAAAGAGTTGATGCATATGGCTTTAGCCCCACGTCCTTG GATTCATTTTCTTTGGTAAGGAGGGTCTCAATCTACAAGTAG